In Thermus aquaticus, the sequence CTCTACAGGCCCCAGTCAGCGCCTGAGGCTGACCCTAAAGTCATTTCGGGGAGAACCAGCTATCTCCGGGTTCGGTTAGCTTTTCACTCCTAATCCCAGCTCATCCGAGGGGTTTGCATCCCCCACCGGTTCGGGCCTCCACTGGGTTTCACCCCAGCTTCACCCTGGCCAGGACTAGCTCACCCGGTTTCGGGTCCACGGCCGCGGACTTCGCGGGCCGCACGCGGCCCACCTGCGCCCTATTCGGACTCGGTTTCCCTACGCCTCCGCCTTACGGCTTAAGCTCGCCCACGACCGTGAGTCGCCGGCTCATGCTTCAATAGGCACGCCGCAACCCCTAAAGGGGCCGCGACTGCTTGTAAGCCCACGGTTTCAGGTTCTATTTCACTCCCCTCCCGGGGTTCTTTTCACCTTTCCCTCACGGTACTGGTTCACTATCGGTCACCCGGAGTACTTAGCCTTAGGCGGTGGTCCGCCCAGATTCCCCCATGGCTCCACGAACCACGGGGTACTCGGGTACCCTCACCTATCCCCTCACCTTTCGCCTACGGGGCTTTCACCCTCTCTGGCGCTGCTTCCCAGACAGCTTCGGCTAGGCTAGGGATTCGGCATCTGAGGGCCCCACGACCCCGCCCGGACAAGCCGGACGGTTTAGGCTCTTCCCCTTTCGCTCGCCGCTACTCAGGGAGTCGCTTTCGCTTTCCTCTCCTCTGGGTACTGAGATGTTTCAGTTCCCCAGGTTCCCCCCGCACAAAGGCGGTGACCCGTGTTCCCACGGGCCGGGTTTCCCCATTCGGACATCCAGGGATCAACGCTCGCTACCAGCTCCCCCTGGCTTATCGCAGGTAGCCACGTCCTTCATCGGCTCGGGTGCCAAGGCATCCACCGTGGGCCCTTAGCATCTTGACCCTTCAAGGACCACGCAGAACGTGGCCCGTGGCTTCCATCCATCCACCCCAGCTTTCAAGATCCCCCGCCGCCCATCGGGCAGCGCAAACATGAATCTACCAGATGCCCTAAAAGGTGTCAAGGGGCTCAGGGCCGGTTCCTCCTCTTGAAGGCGCCTGGCCGCTTTCCCCTGGCCCAATGGCGGGCGGTTCATTTGGGGTGGGGGCCCCAAAGAGGCCTTGCAGACCTGGCGGCGCCGTGTGCTTCTGCCTCAGCTTGTCGGAACGTGAGGGGGGAGCTCAGCGGCGGGATATCTTGACGGGTGGGCCTCTTCCGGCTAAGCTAAACTTTGCGTGCGGGGGCGATTAGCTCAGCTGGTCAGAGCGCACGCCTGATAAGCGTGAGGTCGGTGGTTCAAGTCCACCATCGCCCACCAAAAACCCCGGGCCCAAGGCCCGGGGCGGCTTTTTAGAAAAACGGGGGAGTGCGAGGGGGCAGTAATCCCCCCCGATTCATCGGGGGGATACACGGACCCCCTCGCCCTTTTGCGCTACCATGAAGGAGGAAAATGCCTCTCCTGACCCTCAAGGCCCAGATCCACGCCACGCCCGAGGTGGAAGCCGTCCTCAAGGAGGCCATGCGTTCCGCCACCAAGGTCTACAACGGCCTGCTTTGGCACCTCCGGGAGGCCTACAAAGGGACCGGGAAGGTGGACCTCTCCCGCAAGAACCTCAACCGCATCCTGAAGGAGCTTCCCCGGGCCAAGGACTACTACTCTATGTCCGTCCAGCTCACGAGAGAGGAGGTGAGAGAGGCCTATAAGGCCTTCTTCGCCCTGAGGAAAGAAGGAAAGACAAACCACCAGGCCCCCGGATTTCGGCGCAAGGGGTACCTCTCCCCGCTCAGGTACGTCCAAAGCGGCTACAAGGTGGAGGGGGACAGGGTCACGGTCTCCCTGGGCACGGGGCGGAAAGACGGGATACGCCAAGTCTCCTTCCGCATCACCCACCGCCCCGGAGTACGGTACGAAAGGGTGCGGCAACTCTCCATCGTCTACGACAAGTTCTCCGGGCGCTTGGAAGCCCGTCTGACGGTGGAAGTGAGGGCCAACCCTAGACCAGGAGAAGGTCGGGTAGCCCTAGACCTGGGGGAGACAATCTTGATGGCGGCGGCCTTTGATGACGGGGGCGCCTTACTCTACTCGGGCCGGGGGCTTAAGGCGGTGCGGCGGTACTGGCAGAAAGTCCGGGCGAACCTCAAGCGGGGCTCCCGCAGGTGGAGGGAGGTAGCCCATCGGGAGAGGGCTCAGGTGAACGATCTTCTACGTCAAGCCGCCTCCCACTTCCTTCGTGAGTGCGTCAGCCGAGGCGTGGGAGAAGTCGTGGTCGGGGACCTCTCGGGCCTCCGGGAGGGCTTGGACTACGGCGAGGTCCTCAACCAGAGGCTCCACGCCTGGCCCTACCGCAAGCTGGTGGAGGTTCTGAAGTACAAAGGGGCCCTCATGGGCATCAAAGTCCACGAGGTGGAGGAAAGGAAGACCTCCCTCACCTGCCACGCTTGCGGGAAGGCTTCGCCTTCCAACAGGAAGCACCGGGGTCTATACACCTGCTCTTGCGGCTGGAAGGCGCAAGCGGATGTCAACGGGGCCCTGAACATCTACGAGCGGGCTTTCCAGGTATCTCCCGTCAAGGGGAGTAGTGGCCGTGTGGCACGGCCCGTGGTCCGGTCGTTCCGTCTGGGATGGCACGGAGTCCACGAACCGAAGCGCAAGGGTAGCCTCTTGCGTGCATCCTAAAAGGGATGCCCCCGGATTTATCCGGGGGAGGATGTCACGCCTGGGATTCTCGGTGGACCACCAAGGTATCGGCGATGAGGTCGTGCCAGGCCTGCCTTTGGGGATGGAAGAAGGCCCACAGGTAGCCGAGGGCCAAGGGCAAGGTGGAGAGGGTTTTGCCCACCACCTCCCGCATGAGGGCGGTGAGCCAGTCCACAGGGCGGCCGTCGGTTTTCACCACGCGGATGCCCAGGAGCATCTTGCCCGGCGTGGCCCCGTAGAGGGCAGTGAAGGCCACGTAGTAGGCCCAGCTGGGAACCCAGTTGAAGAGGAAGTTCTGGAGCGGGGTGGTGTTCACCCAGTCCACCCCGGCCAGGGCCATAAGAAGAAGGGTCACGGGCACCAGGATCAGGCCGTCCACAAAGGAGGCCACCAGCCGACGCCAGGGGCTTGCGATTACCATAGTCCACCTCCTAGGTAGCGGTACTCCAGGCGGAAGCGGCTTTGGGCCAGGGCCTGCAGGAGGGCTTGGGTGTCTGAGGCGAAGCCAAAGGGAGGTTCGTCTCCCAAAAGCTCCACCAGCAGACCCTTGGGCTTTTTGTACCGGACCAGGCGGAAGCCAGTCAGACCCGCCAGCTCGGCGGCCCTTTGGGCGGCGTCCTCTAGGTAGCCCTCCCGGTCGGCCAGGCCCAGGGCCAGGGCCTGCGCGCCTGAATAGATGCGCCCGTCCGCCAGGCGGTAGGCCTTTTCCAGAGGCATCCTTCTTCCTTCCGCCACCCGCCTCACGAAGAGCTCGTAGGCCTCCCGCATGTAGCCCTGGAGGAGGGTCTTTTCCTCCGGGGTCAGGGGGCGGAGGCCCGAGGCCATGTCCTTGAGCCTGCCCTCCTTCAGAACCTCCACCTCAACCCCCAGCTTGTCCAGAAGGCCCTGGACCTGGAGCAGGATGGAGATGACCCCGATGGAACCGGTTACGGTGGTGGGGGCGGTGACGATCTCCCGGGCGGCGGTGGCCGCATAGTAGCCGCCGCTGGCGGCCACGGTGCCCAGGCTGGCCACCAGGGGCTTTTCCCGGGCCAGCTCCTTTAGGGCGCGGTGGATGGCCTCGGTCTCCGTGACCCCGCCCCCGGGGCTAACCACCTCGAGGACCACGGCCTTGATCCCGGGGTCCTCCTTGGCCTGGCGCACCTGGGAGAGGAAGTCTTCCAGGGCCTTGTCGGTGGGGATGGTTCCTTTGAGCTCTAGGAGGAGGACCTTTTCCCCCTGGCCGAAAAGGGTCGTCTCCTGCCAGCGCCCTTTAGCCTTTTCCGGGGCGGTGAGGCGACCCAGGCCCACCACCGCCAGGAACACCACCAGGAGAAAGAGGATGAGGGCCAGCCAGCGCTTTCGGTTCATGGTTCCAGTTTAGCACGGGGTATGCTGAGGCCCGTGCTGAGGGTGGTGGTGGAGCCCGGCAAGGAGCGGAAGCTCAGGAACTTCTACCCCAACGTCTACCGGGACGAGCTCCAGGAGGCTCCCCAGGAGGCGGGGGTGGCCGAGGCCTATGGGGCCGACGGGGCCTTTCTGGCGGTGGGCTACTACGACCCCCGTTCCCGCATCCCCTTCCGGGCCTTCCGCTTTGACCGGGGGCCTTTGGACCGCCGCTTTTTCCGGGAGCGCTTCGTGAGGGCCCTTAAGAAGCGGGAGGGGCTTGGGCCTAGCTTTCGCCTGGTACACGGGGAGGCGGACGGGCTTCCCGGGCTGGTGGTGGACCGCTTTGGCGGGGTCCTAGTCCTCCAGGTGCGCTCCCGGGGGATGGAGGCCCTCCGGGAGGTCTGGTTCCCGGCCCTTTTGGAGGTGGTGAGGCCCGAGGGCGTGTACGAGCGGAGCGACGTGGAGGCCAGGCGGCAGGAGGGGCTTCCCGAGCGGGTGGGGGTGGTCTTTGGGGAGGTGCCGGAGGTCCTTTCGGTGGAGGAGGACGGCCTCCTTTTCTCCATCCCCCCGGCCCTGGCCCAGAAGACGGGGTTTTACCTGGACCAGCGGGAAAACCGCCGCCTTTTGGAGGCCATGGTGCGCCCGGGGGAGCGGGTTTTGGACGTGTACAGCTACGTGGGGGGGTTCGCCCTCAGGGCCGCCAGAAAGGGAGCCTACGCCCTGGCGGTGGACAAGGACCTCGAGGCCCTCTCCGTCCTGGACCGGGCCGCCCTCCGGGCGGGGCTTCGCGTGGACATCCGCCAGGGGGAGGCCCTGGAGGTCTTGAGAACCCTGGAAGGCCCCTTCCACCACGTCCTCCTGGACCCTCCCACCCTGGTCAAGAGGAAGGAAGAGCTTCCCGCCATGAAGGGCCACCTGGTGGACCTGGTGCGGGAAGCGCTGCGCCTTCTTGCCAAGGAGGGCTACCTCTGGCTTTCCACCTGCAGCTACTACGTGAAGGTGGAGGACCTCCTGGAGGTGGCCCGCCGGGCGGCCCACGACCTCGGAGTGCGCCTCAGGGTCCACGCCGTCACCTACCAGCCCCAGGACCACCCCTGGAGCCTGCACGTGCCGGAAAGCCTCTACCTGAAGACGGTCATCTTCCAGGAGGACGCCCTCTAATACCACCCCATGCTGGCTTGGGCCAGCATGGGGGCCCCGGCAAAAGGTTCCCGGGGAAGTTAATGGTGGGCTGAAGGATGTATGATGACGGCGGAAGCACCCCTGGGGTGCGGAAAAGGAGGAGCCTATGGAAGTGGCACGGGGTCTTGAGGGCGTTCTCTTCACGGAAACTCGGATGTGCTTTATTGACGGGGAGGCGGGCCGCCTTTACTACTACGGCATCCCCATTCAGGAGCTGGCGGAGAAGAGCACCTTTGAGGAGACCACCTACTTGCTTCTCCACGGCAGACTGCCTCAGCGAGGGGAGCTAGAGGCCTTTAAAAAGGACCTGGCGGCCAGGCGGGCTTTGCCTTCTCACCTCCTGGAGTCCTTCCGGCGCTACCCCGCCTCGGCCCACCCCATGAGCTTTTTGCGCACCGCCGTCTCCGAGCTGGGCATGCTGGACCCCACCGAGGGAGATATCTCCCGGGAGGCCCTGTACCAGAAGGGCCTGGACCTGATCGCCAAGTTCGCCACCATCGTGGCCGCCAACAAGCGCCTCAAGGAGGGTAAGGAGCCCCTTCCTCCCCGGGAGGACCTCTCCCACGCCGCCAACTTCCTTTACATGGCGAACGGCGTGGAGCCTTCCCCTGAGCAGGAGCGCCTCATGGACGCGGCCCTCATCCTCCACGCCGAGCACGGCTTCAACGCCAGCACCTTCACCGCCATCGCCGCCTTCTCCACGGAGACCGACCTCTACTCGGCCATCACCGCCGCCGTGGCCTCTTTGAAGGGCCCCAGGCACGGTGGGGCCAACGAGGCGGTCATGAAGATGATCCAGGAGATCGGCGCGCCCGAGAGGGCCCGGGAGTGGGTGCGGGAAAAGCTTTCCAAGAAAGAGCGGATCATGGGCATGGGCCACCGGGTCTACAAGGCCTTTGACCCCAGGGCCGGGGTTCTGGAGAAGCTGGCCCGCCGCGTGGCGGAGAAGCACGGGCACTCCCCCGAGTACCAGATCCTCAAGATCGTGGAGGAGGAGGCGGGGAAGGTGCTGAACCCGCGGGGCATCTACCCCAACGTGGACTTCTATTCCGGGGTGGTCTACTCCGACCTGGGCTTCGGGCTGGAGTTCTTCACCCCCATCTTCGCCGTGGCCCGCATCTCCGGCTGGGTGGGGCACATCCTGGAGTACAAGGAGCAGGACAACCGCCTCCTGCGCCCCGACGCCAAGTACATCGGGGAGCTGGACCGGCCCTACGTGCCCCTGGAGGCCAGGGGCTGAGTACCCCGCCGTGGCAGGAGCCCCAGAAGGGCCCAGCCAAGCCCTTTCGGTGTGGAAAAACCAAGGGACGGCCCCTTAGGCCTTGCCTTTTGCCGGAGCCCCCATGCTGGCTTGGGCCAGCATGGGGTGGTACTAGAGGCTGTCGTAAAAGGGTGGTATCCTTGAAGGGTGCCTCTTAGACGATGTTACCCCAGCGACCTAACCGACGAGGAGTGGGGCCTCCTGGAGCCCCTCATCCCCGCCCCCAAGCCCGGCGGCCGGCCCGCCAAGGTGTCCAGAAGAGAGATCATGAACGCCATCCTTTACGTCCTGAAGAACGGCATCCCCTGGCGAGCCATGCCCCATGACCTGCCCCACTGGTCCACCGTCTACCACTACTTTCGCCAGTGGCAGAAGGAGGGGGTGTGGGAGAAAGCGGTGCAAGCCCTGGTCCGCCGGGACCNNNNNNNNNNNNNNNNNNNNAGGAGACGGCTTCTTCCCTGGGTTTGGAGCTGGAGAAGGACCTTTGCCTGGCTGGGGCGGAACCGGCGTCTTGCCAAGGACTATGAGGAGAACCCTCGGGTAAGCGAGGCCTGGGTCTATCTGGGCATGCTACGATTGTTGGTGAAGCGGCTAGCCAGGGCCGTGTAACTGCCCGTGGAGGACTTTTACGACAGCCTCTAAGTGCCCATGCATTAAACTATCCACATGCCTGCCCCCCTTCGCATCCACCTGACCCCAGAGGAGGACGCCCGGCTCCGAGAGCTGGAGACCAACCCCGTGGTCCCCTTCAAGGTCCGGCGCCGGGCCCAGGCCGTCCGCCTGGCCGCCCAGGGCTGGACCGCCCCCCGCATTGCCCGCCACCTGGGCCTGGACCGCACCACCCTCCACCGCGACCTCAGGCGGTGGCTGGAAAGGGGAATAGAGGGGCTTGAAGACGGCAAGCCCCCCGGGGCCAAACCCCGCTGGACCCCGGCCATGAGCGCCTTCCTGCGGGAGCTCTTGGCGGGGGAGGAGGCCTGGACGGCCCCCCGGCTCCAGGAGGCTTTGGAGAGGCGCTTCTTCGTGACCTTCCACCCGGGTACGGTAGGGCGGAAGCTCCTGGAGATGGGGTACCAGTGGAAAAGGACCCGGTACGTGCCCACGGGGAAGCCCACGGCGGAGGAGAGGGAGAGGTTTGCGGCCGCCTTGGAGGAGGCGGAAAGGGGGGCTGAGGGTGTTCTTTCTGGCTGCTTTGCGAAGTAAACACCGAACTGAGAGCGGGTTTGGACTTTCCCTGCCTCCCACCTACGCCTGGGCGAGGAAGGGGGAAGCGGTGCGGGTGCCCCGGGCCTGGGGGAAGTCGGGGCGGGTGAACGCGGTGGCGCACCTGGAGCGGCGTTCCTGTGGGGGCTGGGCGTTGGGGTGCGCCCTGCCAGAGGGGCGGTGCGGGACGAGGGCCTACCCGTCGCGGTACAGCCCCCATTTGAACCCGGTGGGTCAGCCGTGAGGCTATGTTCTGGCTATCTGGCGGCGGGTGAAGGGGTCCTTGATGCCCCGGCGGCACTACAGGAGCGTGGAGGAGCTGAGGGGGGCGGTGGCCGTGGCTATGGAGAGGCTCAGGGAAGGGCTGGGGCATGGGGTGTTGCATGTATCTTGCCCTCTGAGGGAGGTCCTACCGCCTATGTTGCCGGGCTCCCACGCCCGCGACTTTGATCGGTAGCCACCCGCCCCGGCCTCCCCGCCGCACAGTATCCCGGTCGTCAAAGACCGCATCCACATGGACGGCCCNNNNNNNNNNNNNNNNNNNNCTCTGGACGTACTTGTCGGCCCCGCCCGGAGGGGTGATGGGGAACTGCGGGTTGCGGACCATCTCCACCGTGCTCCCGGGCACCCAGCGCCGGAGGACAAAGGGCCCGGAGTAGACCCAGGACTTTACCCACATCTCCGTTTCGTGGTAAATCTCCCCTTGCGGGCGCAGCCCGTATCTGGTACCGGGGGTGATCCATGGACATGCTCAAGGTGGCCGAGGCCAGGCTCCAGGAGTTCACGGGCCGTTTTGCGAGCGTTTTCCCCCGATAAGCGCCTCCACCGACGGTTTGAAGAGGTGGTGCGGGGCGCCTTGGCCGCAGGCTCAGCCCGGGTGAGCGAGATGGTGGCCTCGCTCCCTTCTCCCCTCCAGAACCNNNNNNNNNNNNNNNNNNNNNNNNNNNNNNNNNNNNNNNNNNNNNNNNNNNNNNNNNNNNNNNNNNNNNNNNNNNNNNNNNNNNNNNNNNNNNNNNNNNNNNNNNNNNNNNNNNNNNNNNNNNNNNNNNNNNNNNNNNNNNNNNNNNNNNNNNNNNNNNNNNNNNNNNNNNNNNNNNNNNNNNNNNNNNNNNNNNNNNNNNNNNNNNNNNNNNNNNNNNNNNNNNNNNNNNNNNNNNNNNNNNNNNNNNNNNNNNNNNNNNNNNNNNNNNNNNNNNNNNNNNNNNNNNNNNNNNNNNNNNNNNNNNNNNNNNNNNNNNNNNNNNNNNNNNNNNNNNNNNNNNNNNNNNNNNNNNNNNNNNNNNNNNNNNNNNNNNNNNNNNNNNNNNNNNNNNNNNNNNNNNNNNNNNNNNNNNNNNNNNNNNNNNNNNNNNNNNNNNNNNNNNNNNNNNNNNNNNNNNNNNNNNNNNNNNNNNNNNNNNNNNNNNNNNNNNNNNNNNNNNNNNNNNNNNNNNNNNNNNNNNNNNNNNNNNNNNNNNNNNNNNNNNNNNNNNNNNNNNNNNNNNNNNNNNNNNNNNNNNNNNNNNNNNNNNNNNNNNNNNNNNNNNNNNNNNNNNNNNNNNNNNNNNNNNNNNNNNNNNNNNNNNNNNNNNNNNNNNNNNNNNNNNNNNNNNNNNNNNNNNNNNNNNNNNNNNNNNNNNNNNNNNNNNNNNNNNNNNNNNNNNNNNNNNNNNNNNNNNNNNNNNNNNNNNNNNNNNNNNNNNNNNNNNNNNNNNNNNNNNNNNNNNNNNNNNNNNNNNNNNNNNNNNNNNNNNNNNNNNNNNNNNNNNNNNNNNNNNNNNNNNNNNNNNNNNNNNNNNNNNNNNNNNNNNNNNNNNNNNNNNNNNNNNNNNNNNNNNNNNNNNNNNNNNNNNNNNNNNNNNNNNNNNNNNNNNNNNNNNNNNNNNNNNNNNNNNNNNNNNNNNNNNNNNNNNNNNNNNNNNNNNNNNNNNNNNNNNNNNNNNNNNNNNNNNNNNNNNNNNNNNNNNNNNNNNNNNNNNNNNNNNNNNNNNNNNNNNNNNNNNNNNNNNNNNNNNNNNNNNNNNNNNNNNNNNNNNNNNNNNNNNNNNNNNNNNNNNNNNNNNNNNNNNNNNNNNNNNNNNNNNNNNNNNNNNNNNNNNNNNNNNNNNNNNNNNNNNNNNNNNNNNNNNNNNNNNNNNNNNNNNNNNNNNNNNNNNNNNNNNNNNNNNNNNNNNNNNNNNNNNNNNNNNNNNNNNNNNNNNNNNNNNNNNNNNNNNNNNNNNNNNNNNNNNNNNNNNNNNNNNNNNNNNNNNNNNNNNNNNNNNNNNNNNNNNNNNNNNNNNNNNNNNNNNNNNNNNNNNNNNNNNNNNNNNNNNNNNNNNNNNNNNNNNNNNNNNNNNNNNNNNNNNNNNNNNNNNNNNNNNNNNNNNNNNNNNNNNNNNNNNNNNNNNNNNNNNNNNNNNNNNNNNNNNNNNNNNNNNNNNNNNNNNNNNNNNNNNNNNNNNNNNNNNNNNNNNNNNNNNNNNNNNNNNNNNNNNNNNNNNNNNNNNNNNNNNNNNNNNNNNNNNNNNNNNNNNNNNNNNNNNNNNNNNNNNNNNNNNNNNNNNNNNNNNNNNNNNNNNNNNNNNNNNNNNNNNNNNNNNNNNNNNNNNNNNNNNNNNNNNNNNNNNNNNNNNNNNNNNNNNNNNNNNNNNNNNNNNNNNNGTGAGGGGAAGTAGGCCTTCAGGGTGGATTTAGCGGCTAGGTAGCCTTTGGCGAGGTCTTGGCCTTGAAGGAGGAAAAAGATGGCGAGGGTCAGTAGCTCGGCCAGAGTAGCCTTCTGGTGCTTTTGCTTTTTGGGGAGCTTGAAGCCTTGGGCCTGAAGGGCCTTGAGCTCGTCATCCACCCAGATGTAGGTAGCCACCAGAAGGGTTTCTGCGTCAAGATAGTAGAGGGGGTGCTCTCGGCAGGAGACCATAGCACCCCCTCTTTTCTCACACCGCAGGGGTTTGGGTCAAGTAGCACACGACGGAATCTGCTAGAATGCCCCCTCGTGCTGGTGCGGCCCGCCCTCCTGCCCGAGCTTCCCCCAGAGCCCAAAGCCCTCTTCGTCCGGGAAGGCCCTTTGGTGGTGGAAGTGGGCTTCGGCGATGGCCGCTTCACCGCCCACTACGCCAGGACCCATCCCGAAAGGCTCATCCTGGGGGCCGAGGTTTCGGCGGCCAGCGTCCAGCGGGCCCTCAGGCGGCTCAAGCGGGAAGGCATCGGCAACGTCCGCCTCTACCTGGGGGAAGGCGCCTTCGCCCTCCGAAACCTGGTGCCCCCGAGGAGCGTCCTCGAGGTCATCGTCAACTTTCCCGACCCCTGGCCCAAAAAGCGCCACCAGGGGAGGCGCCTCCTCCAGGAGGCCTTCTTCCGCCGCCTTTCCACCCGCCTGGCCGAGGGGGGGAGGCTCCTCCTCACCACCGACCACGAGGACTACTTCGCCTTCGCCCTGGAGGAGGCCCGGCGGACCGGGCTCTACCGCATAGAAACCCCCCCACCCCCGGAGGCCCACCTCCTGACCAAGTACGCTCTCAAGTGGCGGCAGGCGGGGCGGGCCTTCTTCCACGCCGTCTTCACCAAGGAGGCCGAGGACCCCACGCCCTGGCCTCCCATGAGGAGGTACGCCATGGCCCACGCCCTACTGAATGGCCCCCTGCCCGAGGCCCTTGACCTGCCCCAGGCCCCCGTGCGCTTCCCAGGGGGGGTGGCCGTCTTCCTGGAAGCGGCCAGGGGGGAAAAGGGCTTTTACGTCCTGACCCACGTGGAGGAGGAGGACCTCACCCAGGACCTCCTCCTGGAGGTGCGCAAGAGCGCCCACGGCCTCTACGCCGGGGTGAGCCGCTTCGGCGCCCCCCTCATCACCGAAGGGGTGAGGGCGGCGGTCAGGGCGCTGGTGGCGGCCCTCGAGGCCCTGGGCCTTCAGGTGGTCCAGGATCACACCTGAGTACCCCGCTGTGGCAAGGGCCCCTTATACCACCCCATGCTGGCCCAAGCCAGCATGGGGGCCCCGGCAAAAGGTTCCTGGGGAAGCTGCCAAGCATGGTGGGCCGAAGGAAACAGGAAACTAGGGTATTGGTGGGTTAAGATGGCCCCATGAAGCTTCCGCCGCGCCAGGACTCCCTCAAGTGGAGCGCCTACCCCGAGGACGTCCTGCCCCTTTGGGTGGCGGACATGGACTTCCCCGTGGCCGAGCCCATCCGGAGGGCCATCCAGGCCCGGGCGGAAGGGTTTCTGGGCTACCCGCCCCGGGAGGGGGACAAGGAGCTTAAGGCCCTCCTCCTGGAGAGGACGGGCCTACAGGGGGAAGTGGCCTTCATGCCCGGGGTGGTGGTGGGGCTTTACGCCGCCGTGGCCGCCTTCACCGCCCCCGGGCACGGGGTCCTGACCCAGGTGCCCGTCTACCCCCCTTTCCTCTCCGCCATCCGGGAGCAGGGGCGGACCCTCCTGGCCAACCCCCTGAAGGAAACGGAGGCGGGCTACCGCCTGGACCTGGGGGGCCTGGAGCGCCTAGCCTACGCCAGCCGCCTTCTCCTCTTCTGCCACCCCCAGAACCCTACGGGTCGGGTCTTCACCGAGGAGGAGCTTTCCGCCCTGGCCCAGGTGGCCCGCAAGCACGACCTCGTTGTGGTCTCCGACGAGCTCCACGCCCCCCTCACCTACGAGAGGCCCCACATCCCCCTGGCCCGCTTCCTTCCCGAGAGGACCATCAC encodes:
- a CDS encoding RNA-guided endonuclease InsQ/TnpB family protein produces the protein MPLLTLKAQIHATPEVEAVLKEAMRSATKVYNGLLWHLREAYKGTGKVDLSRKNLNRILKELPRAKDYYSMSVQLTREEVREAYKAFFALRKEGKTNHQAPGFRRKGYLSPLRYVQSGYKVEGDRVTVSLGTGRKDGIRQVSFRITHRPGVRYERVRQLSIVYDKFSGRLEARLTVEVRANPRPGEGRVALDLGETILMAAAFDDGGALLYSGRGLKAVRRYWQKVRANLKRGSRRWREVAHRERAQVNDLLRQAASHFLRECVSRGVGEVVVGDLSGLREGLDYGEVLNQRLHAWPYRKLVEVLKYKGALMGIKVHEVEERKTSLTCHACGKASPSNRKHRGLYTCSCGWKAQADVNGALNIYERAFQVSPVKGSSGRVARPVVRSFRLGWHGVHEPKRKGSLLRAS
- a CDS encoding RDD family protein gives rise to the protein MVIASPWRRLVASFVDGLILVPVTLLLMALAGVDWVNTTPLQNFLFNWVPSWAYYVAFTALYGATPGKMLLGIRVVKTDGRPVDWLTALMREVVGKTLSTLPLALGYLWAFFHPQRQAWHDLIADTLVVHRESQA
- the sppA gene encoding signal peptide peptidase SppA — protein: MNRKRWLALILFLLVVFLAVVGLGRLTAPEKAKGRWQETTLFGQGEKVLLLELKGTIPTDKALEDFLSQVRQAKEDPGIKAVVLEVVSPGGGVTETEAIHRALKELAREKPLVASLGTVAASGGYYAATAAREIVTAPTTVTGSIGVISILLQVQGLLDKLGVEVEVLKEGRLKDMASGLRPLTPEEKTLLQGYMREAYELFVRRVAEGRRMPLEKAYRLADGRIYSGAQALALGLADREGYLEDAAQRAAELAGLTGFRLVRYKKPKGLLVELLGDEPPFGFASDTQALLQALAQSRFRLEYRYLGGGLW
- a CDS encoding class I SAM-dependent rRNA methyltransferase; protein product: MLRPVLRVVVEPGKERKLRNFYPNVYRDELQEAPQEAGVAEAYGADGAFLAVGYYDPRSRIPFRAFRFDRGPLDRRFFRERFVRALKKREGLGPSFRLVHGEADGLPGLVVDRFGGVLVLQVRSRGMEALREVWFPALLEVVRPEGVYERSDVEARRQEGLPERVGVVFGEVPEVLSVEEDGLLFSIPPALAQKTGFYLDQRENRRLLEAMVRPGERVLDVYSYVGGFALRAARKGAYALAVDKDLEALSVLDRAALRAGLRVDIRQGEALEVLRTLEGPFHHVLLDPPTLVKRKEELPAMKGHLVDLVREALRLLAKEGYLWLSTCSYYVKVEDLLEVARRAAHDLGVRLRVHAVTYQPQDHPWSLHVPESLYLKTVIFQEDAL
- a CDS encoding citrate synthase/methylcitrate synthase; protein product: MEVARGLEGVLFTETRMCFIDGEAGRLYYYGIPIQELAEKSTFEETTYLLLHGRLPQRGELEAFKKDLAARRALPSHLLESFRRYPASAHPMSFLRTAVSELGMLDPTEGDISREALYQKGLDLIAKFATIVAANKRLKEGKEPLPPREDLSHAANFLYMANGVEPSPEQERLMDAALILHAEHGFNASTFTAIAAFSTETDLYSAITAAVASLKGPRHGGANEAVMKMIQEIGAPERAREWVREKLSKKERIMGMGHRVYKAFDPRAGVLEKLARRVAEKHGHSPEYQILKIVEEEAGKVLNPRGIYPNVDFYSGVVYSDLGFGLEFFTPIFAVARISGWVGHILEYKEQDNRLLRPDAKYIGELDRPYVPLEARG
- a CDS encoding IS5 family transposase, which gives rise to MPLRRCYPSDLTDEEWGLLEPLIPAPKPGGRPAKVSRREIMNAILYVLKNGIPWRAMPHDLPHWSTVYHYFRQWQKEGVWEKAVQALVRRD
- the trmB gene encoding tRNA (guanosine(46)-N7)-methyltransferase TrmB; translated protein: MLVRPALLPELPPEPKALFVREGPLVVEVGFGDGRFTAHYARTHPERLILGAEVSAASVQRALRRLKREGIGNVRLYLGEGAFALRNLVPPRSVLEVIVNFPDPWPKKRHQGRRLLQEAFFRRLSTRLAEGGRLLLTTDHEDYFAFALEEARRTGLYRIETPPPPEAHLLTKYALKWRQAGRAFFHAVFTKEAEDPTPWPPMRRYAMAHALLNGPLPEALDLPQAPVRFPGGVAVFLEAARGEKGFYVLTHVEEEDLTQDLLLEVRKSAHGLYAGVSRFGAPLITEGVRAAVRALVAALEALGLQVVQDHT
- a CDS encoding MalY/PatB family protein → MKLPPRQDSLKWSAYPEDVLPLWVADMDFPVAEPIRRAIQARAEGFLGYPPREGDKELKALLLERTGLQGEVAFMPGVVVGLYAAVAAFTAPGHGVLTQVPVYPPFLSAIREQGRTLLANPLKETEAGYRLDLGGLERLAYASRLLLFCHPQNPTGRVFTEEELSALAQVARKHDLVVVSDELHAPLTYERPHIPLARFLPERTITLLGPGKAYNLAGLPMGAAVGPKPLVEALKRHLPHTFPNVLAMAAWKAALLEGEGWLREVLGMLRQNRDRLAAWAQEMGLFHVPPEGTYLAWLRMPFPKAASRLLEEARVALNPGENFGKGYDRYVRLNFATYPEVLEEALSRMAQALKKG